The Oncorhynchus nerka isolate Pitt River linkage group LG13, Oner_Uvic_2.0, whole genome shotgun sequence sequence TTCTGTACCAAACAAAAAGGTTGGACTTCTGTACCAAACAAAAAGGTTGGACTTCTGTACCAAACAAAAAGGTTGGACTTCTGTACCAAACGAAAAGGTTGGACTTCTGTACCAAACAAAAAGGTTGGACTTCTGTACCAAACAAAAAGGTTGGACTTCTGTACCAAACGAAAAGGTTGGACTTCTGTACCAAACAAAAAGGTTGGACTTCTGTACCAAACAAAAAGGTTGGACTTCTGTACCAAATGAAAAGAAATATGAATATGAaaagaaatataaaatatatgttttgaCTATTGGTTTCATTACATTGCAATTACAATTTATCTTTGTATTACAAAATAAAATTATAAAATGGGGTAGCCTTTTCAACAAAGAGAGAACTGGATTGGATATTGGAAATGGCAGTAATATAGTGGTGGGAGACACAAGTGGTGAAGGATTGTGGTTAATGGTGTCTTTGTTGCCGCAGTAGCACTTTACGTGCAGTGTTGCCCATGACACATTACAAAATATTTAATTCTATGCTCTTTCCTTTATGGGGCACTGTTATGATAACTGTCAATATCTTATGACACCATGTCATAATGCAAATAAATATATTGATCGTGACATGCAAATACTGTGTGTCATTCCAGTTGACAAAGCTTTTATAGCTTGTTTTTTGACACTTGAATTATGATGTGCATAGGACACTTTATGGATGTGCCATGAACAACACTTCAACTTAAGCATTACCGTTCCTGCCTTCAACCCAGGAGGGCAGGCCCCTTAGCTGGTTACCAGGCAACAGAGCCCAAAGAACCGTCTCTTCCTCTGTCGGACCAGTGGGTAGGGAGTTAGGTTCAGCAAGCTGCTGTCATCTGGGTACAAACAGAGATAAGACCATTACATGTCCAAACTAATCTCAAAGTAATTTTAACTGTGTATCTAACTCGCATAAGATCCAAGCATAGAAACCATGTGAGCGCCCCTGTGGAGGCCCTACCTTGGTTCTTCAGTGGTAAAGGCATCGCCTCCCTGAGTTTACTGAGAAGGTTCTTCATCTCTCTCATGTCCCTATGAAATCATATTCACATTGTGTTCATGTGTGTTTTGCTAATGCACACAGAATTataataataacacacacacacagagggcccACCTCTCAGTATTGTCTATGTCTGTGGTGACCAGCCAGCAGAGCTGATGACAGTCCATGGGGGAGGAGGTGTCTTCTAGAATGGGGATGTCTGAGCTCTCATCCACCTTACCGTCAATCCTGGGAGGCCCACAGCAATCCttccctggaacacacacacacacacacacacacacacacacacacacacacacacacacacacacacacacacacacacacacacacacacacacacacacacacacacacacacacacacacacacacacacacacacacacacacacacacacacacacacacacacacacacacacacacactattaataATAGTAGTGTAATAGTCATTACATGTTTTACACAATAAACAGTGAATTGTAGCTCAAAATAGCTCAGTTAGGATCCCGTTAGGCTTCATGTTTCTGGCTATAATAGTGATTTCAGGTTATAACGTTGCTATGTTATTTTATGTCAGGCATTCCCTACCTTTCCTGTGGAGCTGCAGGGAtcccagcagacagacagacttgagCATCTCTGTGATGTACATCTCCAGACAGCACTGCAGCTGGATGAAGAGCCTGCAGATCTCTGGGTGAATCTCTCCGTCCTCAGGCCTGTGAGGGCAACACAAAAATGCCAGTCAACATCGGGATTACCCATGATATGGCATAATACTCTGTCTGCTTGCACAAACTTTGCTTTACATCTACAATGTAAATCCACAAGGATTACATAAAAGTCCTACACAATTAAAAACTATATGAcatttttttaattgaaataaggtgacagttcaacaacaacaacgtctGGGAAGCCATGTTGAGTTCCTAAGGTTCAGCCAAAACGACAGAcctgagggaacagagagagtatTTACACCTCTTCACACATAGCATCAGTCCATTTTGTACATGAAGATTCAAAATGGCTTGGATTAAGCTTGGGAAATGTGGGGACGTAGTTATTTTTCTTGCTTTTTAGGCTTCAAAGGCCCATCACAGTCGTAATTAtgtttttcctgtgttttgtttcatattgtacaacagctgacgAAACTAACATTGTAAAAGTGTGGAAAATGTTGATCAGTGTTATTTCATTAATAGTTTCTGGTTTAAAATACAATCTACTCAGGACATTATAATCAGCAGGTGTTGCATGGGTGAAGTTTTGGCTTGCCTGGTAACATCTCCAGGCAGTATAAATTGTAATAGACCAACAAcaaaaagagttccaaacctctttgTCAATAATCTCTCCCCATTAGACCCCTCCCCCGCTTTGGTATCCTCCCTCACCCCActtagaccactcccagacagtcctagcaaaactCTTGGTTCAGAAAGATTTTTTTGgctaaaaagctatttttgtttatttttgaccattttaatgtaAAACGATTACGGTAACGTACTgaattgatttgatattgagatttaaaaaagctgcattggacctttaagtctTTTTCACATGAGACTTGACCTGATTTTGTTCCAAAAGCCTTCTACTCCTCTCTGTAACTAGCATGGtcacagatctgtttgtgccatcatgccaCTCCTTGCCACTCAGCATGAAAAGGAGTGGCAAGGAGTAGCATGATGGCGC is a genomic window containing:
- the LOC115125047 gene encoding regulator of G-protein signaling 7-binding protein A-like, encoding MSSAPNGRKNRPRSAGNIFQIGKAPYRDPERRESTESTRKAQRAVADCRMIVQEFNTLVALYRELVISIGEISVDCPSLRAEMHKTRTKGCEMARAANQSLSVISGPEDGEIHPEICRLFIQLQCCLEMYITEMLKSVCLLGSLQLHRKGKDCCGPPRIDGKVDESSDIPILEDTSSPMDCHQLCWLVTTDIDNTERDMREMKNLLSKLREAMPLPLKNQDDSSLLNLTPYPLVRQRKRRFFGLCCLVTS